A single window of Eucalyptus grandis isolate ANBG69807.140 chromosome 1, ASM1654582v1, whole genome shotgun sequence DNA harbors:
- the LOC104447604 gene encoding beta-fructofuranosidase, insoluble isoenzyme 3 yields MDVSRFLRKSPALVFYLLLVIVAFDFGDENCAVEARHKVYPEYQSLPAVSVKYAHRTGYHFQPPKHWINDPNGPMHYKGWYHLFYQYNPKGAVWGNIVWAHSVSKDLVNWRALPPAIYPTKPFDINGCWSGSATVLPGNRPIILYTGIDTKNHQVQNYAVPANASDPYLREWTKPDNNPIVDPGPGVNASAFRDPTTAWFEDGHWKILVGSRRKHRGMAYLYRSRDFIHWTKAKHPLHSAPKTGMWECPDFFPVSKNNANGLDTSALGQGVKHVLKVSLDLTRYEYYTIGTYHPDKDRYMPDNTSADGWSGLRYDYGNCYASKTFFDPVKNRRLLWGWANESDAVQSDVQKGWAGIQTIPRKIWLDSYGKQLLQWPVEELETLRGQNVHMSSVKLNNGEHVEIKGITAAQADVDVVFSFSSLDGAEQFDSSWLNAQDLCGLKGSGVPGNVGPFGLLTLASEHLEEFTPVFFRIFKADDQNKHKVLMCSDARSSSLKSGIYKPSFAGFVDVDLSDGKISLRSLIDHSVVESFGAGGKTCITSRVYPTLALLGNARLFTFNNGTQTITIETLDAWSMNRPVMNQALE; encoded by the exons ATGGACGTTTCACGGTTTCTCCGAAAATCTCCTGCACTGGTCTTTTATCTTCTCCTCGTGATCGTAGCTTTCGATTTCGGCGACGAGAACTGCGCCGTCGAGGCGCGCCACAAGGTTTATCCTGAGTACCAGTCCCTCCCGGCCGTCTCCGTGAAGTATGCCCATCGGACCGGCTACCACTTTCAGCCTCCTAAACACTGGATCAACG ATCCAAATG GACCCATGCACTACAAGGGATGGTACCATCTCTTCTACCAATACAACCCCAAAGGGGCGGTGTGGGGCAACATAGTGTGGGCCCACTCGGTGTCCAAGGACCTGGTCAACTGGCGAGCCCTCCCTCCGGCCATCTACCCCACCAAGCCCTTCGACATAAATGGGTGCTGGTCCGGGTCCGCCACCGTCCTTCCGGGCAATCGCCCCATCATTCTCTACACCGGCATCGACACCAAGAATCACCAGGTCCAGAACTACGCTGTCCCTGCCAATGCCTCCGACCCCTACCTCCGCGAGTGGACCAAGCCCGACAACAACCCCATCGTCGACCCTGGGCCTGGCGTCAACGCCAGCGCCTTTCGCGACCCGACCACCGCGTGGTTCGAGGATGGGCACTGGAAGATCCTTGTTGGCAGCAGAAGGAAGCATCGGGGGATGGCATATTTGTATAG GAGCAGGGATTTCATCCACTGGACCAAGGCAAAGCACCCGCTGCACTCGGCGCCGAAGACCGGCATGTGGGAGTGCCCTGACTTCTTCCCTGTTTCAAAGAACAATGCCAACGGGCTGGACACGTCGGCACTCGGCCAAGGTGTGAAGCATGTCTTGAAGGTCAGCCTCGATCTAACACGGTATGAGTATTACACGATCGGGACTTATCACCCTGACAAGGACAGGTACATGCCGGATAACACCTCGGCCGATGGGTGGAGCGGCTTGAGGTACGATTACGGCAACTGCTACGCTTCCAAGACATTCTTTGACCCAGTTAAGAACCGGAGGCTCCTGTGGGGTTGGGCCAATGAGTCCGACGCCGTCCAATCTGATGTCCAAAAGGGATGGGCTGGGATTCAG ACGATTCCAAGGAAAATATGGCTTGACAGCTATGGAAAACAACTGTTGCAATGGCCTGTTGAAGAGCTAGAAACTCTGCGGGGACAAAATGTTCACATGAGCAGTGTCAAGCTCAACAATGGTGAACATGTCGAGATTAAGGGAATTACAGCAGCTCAG GCTGATGTGGACGTGGTGTTCTCGTTCTCGAGCCTGGACGGGGCCGAGCAATTCGATTCGAGCTGGCTGAACGCGCAAGACCTCTGCGGCTTGAAGGGGTCGGGAGTTCCAGGCAATGTTGGGCCTTTCGGGCTCTTGACGCTGGCTTCTGAGCACCTGGAAGAGTTCACCCCCGTCTTCTTCAGGATCTTCAAAGCCGATGACCAAAACAAGCACAAAGTGCTCATGTGCTCTGATGCAAGGAG CTCGTCTCTCAAATCAGGAATCTATAAACCATCTTTTGCTGGTTTCGTGGACGTGGATCTGAGCGATGGGAAGATTTCTCTCAGGAGTCTG ATCGATCATTCCGTGGTGGAGAGCTTCGGGGCCGGAGGCAAGACATGCATCACATCTAGGGTGTACCCGACACTTGCGTTGCTCGGCAATGCCCGTCTCTTCACCTTCAACAACGGGACTCAGACGATCACGATCGAGACTCTCGATGCCTGGAGCATGAACCGGCCGGTGATGAACCAAGCTCTTGAGTAG
- the LOC104447668 gene encoding auxin-induced protein 15A, whose amino-acid sequence MLGKKMVSFKKLAKKAKTKGGGADREQSTHHEFLLSEAEEEASSSPKTPNGFFAVYVGDEHRRFVVPTSFLSHPLFKMLLEKASNEFGFEQRERLVVPCSVSTFQEVLGAIEGCNGRFDFGKLVEEFI is encoded by the coding sequence ATGTTGGGAAAAAAGATGGTTTCCTTCAAGAAACTAGCAAAGAAGGCCAAGACGAAGGGCGGCGGGGCAGACCGTGAGCAGTCGACGCACCACGAGTTCCTGCTCAGCGAGGCTGAGGAAGAGGCGTCCTCGTCCCCGAAGACGCCCAACGGCTTCTTCGCGGTCTACGTGGGAGACGAGCACCGGAGGTTCGTGGTGCCCACGAGCTTCCTCTCGCACCCTCTCTTCAAAATGCTGCTGGAGAAGGCGTCCAACGAGTTCGGGTTCGAGCAGCGTGAGCGGCTGGTGGTCCCGTGCAGCGTGTCTACATTCCAAGAGGTGCTGGGTGCCATCGAGGGATGCAATGGGAGGTTTGACTTTGGGAAATTGGTGGAGGAGTTCATCTAG
- the LOC104447626 gene encoding pentatricopeptide repeat-containing protein At1g08070, chloroplastic-like, producing the protein MLHNLSVVNKLLHMYSYHRALGDAYALFGVMTERDPVSWSVMVGGFAKVGDSFMCYGTFRELIRSGAQPDNYTLPMVTRACRDTSDLQMGRVVQSVAWKNGLNLDRFVCAALVEMYAKCGVIEDARQLFAEMPDKDLVTWTVMIGALADSGDANESLELFDRMTREGIVPDKVAMVNVVHACAKFGALHKAREVHNYIRMKNITLNVILETAMIDMYAKCGCLGSARGIFETMKEKNVISWSAMIAAYGYHGQGRKALDLFPMMSSSGILPNKITFVSLLYACSHAGLVEDGLRIFSLMQNDYGLEPDVQHYTSMVDLLGRAGRFGEALNLIDHMMVEKDEGLWGALLGACRKHRNIDLAERAAKSLLELKSNNPGHYVLLSNIYANAGRWEDVAKIRNLMTKQRLKKVPGWTWIEVADKVYRFAVGDTNHPRSQEIYLLLKNLCEKLELAGYVPDTDFVLHDVEEEVKIGILSTHSEKLAIAFGLLATPEGTCIRITKNLRVCGDCHTFIKFVSAVAKRVIVVRDANRFHHFEEGACSCGDYW; encoded by the coding sequence ATGCTTCATAACCTGTCTGTGGTGAACAAGCTCCTCCATATGTATTCCTACCATAGAGCTCTAGGGGATGCGTATGCACTGTTTGGTGTAATGACAGAGAGAGACCCTGTCTCGTGGAGTGTGATGGTTGGTGGGTTCGCTAAAGTTGGCGACTCTTTCATGTGTTATGGGACTTTTAGGGAACTCATTCGTTCGGGAGCTCAACCCGACAACTACACATTGCCTATGGTGACAAGGGCTTGTAGAGATACTTCAGACTTACAAATGGGTCGAGTGGTTCAAAGTGTTGCGTGGAAAAATGGGTTGAATTTGGATCGGTTCGTGTGCGCGGCATTGGTGGAAATGTATGCAAAGTGTGGGGTGATTGAGGACGCGAGGCAGTTGTTCGCTGAAATGCCGGACAAGGACCTCGTGACGTGGACTGTCATGATTGGCGCACTTGCAGATTCTGGTGATGCTAACGAATCACTGGAATTATTTGATCGGATGACACGAGAAGGAATCGTTCCCGATAAGGTTGCCATGGTAAATGTTGTTCATGCATGTGCCAAGTTCGGTGCTTTGCATAAGGCTAGAGAAGTCCACAACTATATACGCATGAAAAATATAACTCTCAACGTGATATTGGAGACTGCTATGATTGACATGTACGCAAAGTGTGGCTGTCTCGGTTCTGCAAGGGGAATTTTTGAGACTATGAAGGAAAAGAATGTTATCTCATGGAGTGCCATGATTGCGGCTTATGGGTATCATGGGCAAGGAAGGAAAGCTCTTGACCTGTTTCCAATGATGTCAAGTAGTGGGATTTTGCCGAATAAGATCACTTTTGTTTCGTTGCTGTATGCATGTAGTCATGCAGGTTTAGTTGAGGATGGTCTTCgaattttctctttgatgcaAAATGATTATGGTTTAGAACCGGATGTGCAGCATTATACTTCAATGGTTGATCTTTTAGGCCGTGCTGGGAGATTTGGTGAGGCCCTAAATTTGATAGACCATATGATGGTGGAGAAGGATGAAGGTCTGTGGGGAGCCCTTCTGGGCGCATGTAGGAAACACAGGAACATAGACTTGGCGGAAAGAGCGGCAAAGTCGCTTCTTGAGTTGAAATCAAATAATCCAGGGCATTATGTTTTGCTCTCAAACATATATGCAAATGCTGGTAGATGGGAAGATGTGGCCAAGATTAGGAACCTCATGACCAAACAGAGATTGAAAAAAGTTCCTGGTTGGACTTGGATTGAAGTGGCCGACAAGGTTTATCGGTTTGCTGTTGGGGATACTAACCATCCACGTTCTCAGGAGATTTACTTGCTCCTGAAGAACTTGTGTGAAAAATTAGAGTTGGCTGGCTATGTCCCTGATACAGATTTTGTACTGCATGATGTTGAAGAGGAAGTTAAGATCGGAATTCTATCGACACACAGTGAGAAACTGGCAATTGCATTTGGCCTTCTTGCAACTCCTGAGGGTACTTGTATcagaatcacaaaaaatctaaGGGTTTGTGGAGACTGCCACACATTTATTAAGTTTGTATCAGCAGTCGCTAAGAGGGTGATTGTAGTCCGGGATGCAAACAGGTTTCATCACTTCGAGGAAGGTGCTTGTTCTTGTGGAGATTATTGGTAA
- the LOC120288990 gene encoding uncharacterized protein LOC120288990 → MSDESPDPPPPPPSEPVTRPVGGTEYSWCRAVPGGTGITVLALLLAKPPDLSLLRNALHGLQKSHPILRSRIRFDPAANAFSFVIPSSPHLEIAPFDLSSTSRILNGEDGGGGEGEGGGAGGEGDAAGATPLHRILEHEMNRNAWRDSGGGGDDGDGAGTDVFHASLYHLSEDRWALALRLHTGACDRAAAAALLRRLLLVAAEEGRDGDREEEAADANRGIEELIPSGKANKPFWARGMDLLGYSLNSFRLAHLEFVDAESPRCSRMMRLKMNRGHPEADRGMQVKRDQTVRRFGSGRPDRSTHL, encoded by the exons ATGTCCGACGAAAGCCCCgacccgccgcctcccccgccgtcgGAGCCGGTAACCCGACCCGTCGGCGGCACCGAGTACAGCTGGTGCAGGGCCGTCCCCGGCGGCACCGGCATCACCGTCCTCGCCCTCCTACTCGCCAAACCACCCGACCTGTCCCTCCTCCGGAACGCCCTCCACGGCCTTCAGAAGTCCCACCCCATCCTCCGCTCCAGGATCCGCTTCGACCCCGCCGCCAACGCCTTCTCCTTCGTCATCCCCTCGTCGCCGCACCTCGAGATCGCGCCCTTCGATCTCTCGTCCACGTCCCGCATCCTGAACGGCGAAGACGGTGGCGGGGGCGAAGGCGAAGGCGGCGGCGCCGGCGGGGAGGGGGACGCCGCCGGGGCGACGCCGCTGCACCGCATCCTCGAGCACGAGATGAACCGAAACGCGTGGCGCgactccggcggcggcggcgacgacggcgacggcgccGGCACCGACGTGTTCCACGCGAGCCTATACCACCTGAGCGAGGACCGGTGGGCGCTGGCGCTCCGGCTCCACACGGGCGCGTGCgaccgggcggcggcggcggcgctgcTCCGGAGGCTGCTGCtggtggcggcggaggaggggcgAGATGGGGACCgtgaggaggaggcggcggacgCTAATCGGGGGATCGAGGAGCTGATTCCGAGCGGGAAGGCGAACAAGCCGTTCTGGGCGCGCGGGATGGACCTGCTGGGGTACTCCCTCAACTCGTTCCGGCTCGCCCACCTGGAGTTCGTGGACGCGGAGTCGCCGAGGTGTTCCCGGATgatgaggttgaagatgaaCAGAGGACACCCAGAGGCTGATCGAG GGATGCAAGTCAAGAGAGATCAAACTGTGCGGCGTTTTGGCAGCGGCCGCCCTGATCGCAGCACACACCTCTAA